Sequence from the Mastomys coucha isolate ucsf_1 unplaced genomic scaffold, UCSF_Mcou_1 pScaffold13, whole genome shotgun sequence genome:
ATTACTGTCTCAGTGGggttttggttgattggtttggttggggtgggggacatAGTATGTTGTGTGGTACAGAGTAGTGTGGTGCTAAAGATTGAGCCCAGCGGCCTTCTTCTATGCTCCCAGCTCTCCACAGTAGTTTAGAAAGGTGTCTTAATCTGTTGGTAGATGCTAGTAAACATGGAAAGGAGATAAGCCGAAACTCTTAATAATACTTTGCCCTTAATTGCCCATGCTTTTCTGCTGAATGAACCATGGCTGCCTGTTATTAGGAATGAGttgggagtttgtttgtttgttcttcagtttgtgtgtgtgtgcaggagccttATTTAGATATCATCTCTCCTAttagcactggggttacaagtaAACCTGTGGTGGCTTTTCACGTGGCACTAGAGATTTGATCTTCATGATTGTACATCAAAGGGCTCTTAGCTGCTAAGGCATGTCTGCACCCCAAGAGTGAGATTTTAGGAGGCTGCCTTCTTAAAAAGCTGTAGCTCAGAGTGTAGATCTTGTGACTAAATGATACTCTGGTATAGAATATAACCAGTTAGTATTTTACCTTTCAGATTTTCTTAGGTATTTGTGTCATTGCACGCTATCCAATGAATGTGATCTCGGTTCTTAGCTGACTCCCACCCCCTGTAGCACCTACTATGAGGAAGATTTGACTGTGTAGAGAGACAAAAGATTTGCTGTGATCATGTAGTTCATTTTATtgcaaagtaaaaacaaatcgAACTCATCTTTTACTCAAAAGTACCCAATACCCACTTTACTTTAATGTAGTTGATTGTACATAGAGTCTTAGAAAAGGTTTCATGTTTCACAGTAGTGTAAATTTTACTTGTGGTTTCTTGATAGAACACCCTCCTGATAGCCCCACTGAACTAAATGCTTCTCTTAAGATTCTCTTTACCTAGTAATATAGTTCTTAAATTCTACTTGTCCTTTTAAACTATGTAACTAACAGTAAGATTTCTGAAAgtataaaatgaaggaaaaaaataaggaaaacactTTTTGAGGAAGAATTGCTTCATCTTGATGCttgaatacattttgttttcagagaacCTGAATCTGGGTTTTCATGATAATATACCTAAAACCCACAGTGAAAAGGCTGTTTCTTTGTAACTTCTACGGTTTGATGGAAGGAGGAGTAGGATCGATCAGTTTGTGGTTATGATTCAAAAGTTCCATGGTAGGTTAAGTTGCTTTAAATATGCcgtgatatttaaattttaatatttaaacatgcAGTAGACCCTTGTGTTCATTCCCTAGcactatacaccacacacacacacacacacacacaaagaaagaaattaaaattaagttctAGTCCTTTCACTATGGAGAAGATTAGCAATATGGGACCAGAAGATGGAAGTCTTGAACGCTAAGGATTAAAGGGCCCAAAATAACATATAACAAAGCCTCAATGTTCTAATACTGAAAATTAGCAACCTCCCTTCCATAAATGTTCCATGGCAACTCTGTAAGACATGAGGGCAGTCATATAGCCATAGGAGAGAAGGGGCATCATTGAGGACAGGGACCTAAACCAAAACTAGACAGTAATTAGGAGTTGAGCAAAACAGCTACAGTTAGAGAGAGTAGTAGTGATGGAAATGGGGGAGCAGGAACATGCTATAGGGTGAAGGATATGACAGTTTAAAAGAGTGGAAAAATGGCTGTGGAGTAAAAGTAGAAATTCAGGAACCAGCTGAAATACCTATGCAAAGAAGTGATCATATATTATAACCCATGCTATATTGAGAAAGCATCATCTTACTagagagaaaataacaagaaataactGCTGTAAGGGGATGCTGCAGACATTTGGAGTTATGTGTGTATTGAAGGCATGTAGGCTCAAGATGATGTATCTAAAAAGCCTTAGTTTTAGCTTAACCACTAGAGATTTGTTGGACAAGAAGGGAACAGAGGGCTTAAAGAAAAAGGCCAGCCCAAATTGCGGTTACTATCTTCAGTTGCACCTCCTTTATGTTTTTGAGGAAATAATTGTATGATGTAGTCATGAGAAAAAATTCATTCTAAGAATCTGCTTTTTAAATCCAGAGATTTAAGCCAATAATGTCTcccatgttttattttaacttaggTACAGTTGGAGGTTGGGACCAAAGCTTCTAGTTTGGGTTTAGATCTGGTGTTCCTCTAGCCATTTTCCATGAGTCCTCAATATTTGAGTTTTTTTCTAAATCGATCAAGAACTTTACAATcagcaaaaattattttacattactTTTTTTAATCCTGCTTTTGTGGTTGTCTCCCCAGAATTTAACTAGGAGCTGAAGAAAGATAGCCACTCACTAGCCATGAACATTATTGTCAATAGAATTTTATAAAAGAGTCATgttaaagcaataaaataaatcaagtaaAATTTGTAGAGTATGTGAAAATTAAAATTCCTGGACTACATCACATGACCTTATCTCTGGCTTTGCCACTGTGTTAGTATTTTTCTTGCCACAAATTTATCTTTGCAAAGTAAAATTTTGTTAGTATTATAAAACTCAACCTTACAggtttatattttatctatagACTATTTTGTACATCTTCTCAATGTGTGgatgagagagagaactagaCTTCTGAGTTGTGACCTCCCAGGAGAGGTTCCCACCCTTCCAAAAGAGTGAATGGCAGACAAGCACATCTCCATCTCTAGCAGTGTTGCATGGACTTGGGGGGACGAGGAGGATGTCGTCCTTTACTGTTTAGTATATATGCTGCCGCGGCGAGCACAGTCATGCTTTACTGttaagttgtgttttgtttttttttgttgtttttttttttttaaNNNNNNNNNNNNNNNNNNNNNNNNNNNNNNNNNNNNNNNNNNNNNNNNNNNNNNNNNNNNNNNNNNNNNNNNNNNNNNNNNNNNNNNNNNNNNNNNNNNNNNNNNNNNNNNNNNNNNNNNNNNNNNNNNNNNNNNNNNNNNNNNNNNNNNNNNNNNNNNNNNNNNNNNNNNNNNNNNNNNNNNNNNNNNNNNNNNNNNNNNNNNNNNNNNNNNNNNNNNNNNNNNNNNNNNNNNNNNNNNNNNNNNNNNNNNNNNNNNNNNNNNNNNNNNNNNNNNNNNNNNNNNNNNNNNNNNNNNNNNNNNNNNNNNNNNNNNNNNNNNNNNNNNNNNNNNNNNNNNNNNNNNNNNNNNNNNNNNNNNNNNNNNNNNNNNNNNNNNNNNNNNNNNNNNNNNNNNNNNNNNNNNNNNNNNNNNNNNNNNNNNNNNNNNNNNNNNNNNNNNNNNNNNNNNNNNNNNNNNNNNNNNNNNNNNNNNNNNNNNNNNNNNNNNNNNNNNNNNNNNNNNNNNNNNNNNNNNNNNNNNNNNNNNNNNNNNNNNNNNNNNNNNNNNNNNNNNNNNNNNNNNNNNNNNNNNNNNNNNNNNNNNNNNNNNNNNNNNNNNNNNNNNNNNNNNNNNNNNNNNNNNNNNNNNNNNNNNNNNNNNNNNNNNNNNNNNNNNNNNNNNNNNNNNNNNNNNNNNNNNNNTTAGCAGACATGgtcttccacctctctgagcacttcttggagaactctgagaagttgACAGAAGCATCAGGTGCTTCTTGTGCTCCTCCCGGCTGGTTTGTACAAAGAATGCATATGAGCTCATTTTGCCTCTTGGCTTCTTAGGATCTCCTTTGcccatgtttagttgattttcctctGTGAGGCACAGAGTCACCCAGTGCCTGTCCGGCTCTCGCTTGCCCCTACGCTGTCTCTATGGAGCTCAGTATACTGCAATGGCTGTCTACTGTTAAGTTTTATTATAAAGAAACAATtagccaggctggagagatggctcagcgtttaagagtactgactgctcttcctgaggtctgagttcaaatcccagcaaccacatggtggctcacaaccatctgtaatgagatctgattccctcttctggtatgtctgaagacagctgcagtgtacataaaataaataagtcttttaaaaaagaaagaaaaaaaattaactaataaaCTAAAGAGCATTTATAGAACTTTTCTTAGTTTgcctttacaaatatttttaaaatagatgctgattctgaaatgttttcttttaacagGTTGTAAAATTAAAGCACTGAGAGCCAAGACAAATACATACATCAAGACGCCTGTCCGTGGTGAGGAACCCATTTTTGTTGTCACTGGACGGAAAGAAGATGTTGCCATGGCCAAAAGAGAGATCCTCTCGGCTGCAGAGCACTTCTCTATGATCCGTGCATCTCGAAACAAAAATGGCCCTGCGCTGGGAGGGTTATCGTGTAGTCCTAATCTGCCTGGTCAAACCACAGTCCAAGTCAGGGTCCCCTATCGTGTGGTAGGGCTAGTGGTTGGACCAAAAGGAGCAACAATTAAGAGAATTCAGCAACAGACCCACACATACATAGTTACTCCAAGCAGAGATAAGGAGCCAGTCTTTGAAGTCACAGGGATGCCCGAAAATGTTGATCGAGCAcgagaagaaatagaaatgcaTATTGCCATGCGTACAGGGAACTACATAGAGCTCAATGAAGAAAACGATTTCCATTATAATGGTACTGATGTGAGCTTTGAAGGTGGCACTCTTGGCTCTGCATGGCTCTCTTCCAATCCAGTTCCTCCAAGCCGAGCAAGGATGATGTCCAACTATCGAAATGATAGTTCTAGTTCTCTAGGAAGTGGTTCCACTGATTCCTATTTTGGAAGCAATAGGCTAGCTGACTTTAGTCCCACAAGCCCGTTTAGCACAGGAAACTTTTGGTTTGGAGATACACTACCATCTGTAGGCTCAGAAGATGTTGCAGTAGACtctcctgcctttgactctttaCCAACATCTGCTCAAACTATCTGGACTCCATTTGAANNNNNNNNNNNNNNNNNNNNNNNNNNNNNNNNNNNNNNNNNNNNNNNNNNNNNNNNNNNNNNNNNNNNNNNNNNNNNNNNNNNNNNNNNNNNNNNNNNNNNNNNNNNNNNNNNNNNNNNNNNNNNNNNNNNNNNNNNNNNNNNNNNNNNNNNNNNNNNNNNNNNNNNNNNNNNNNNNNNNNNNNNNNNNNNNNNNNNNNNNNNNNNNNNNNNNNNNNNNNNNNNNNNNNNNNNNNNNNNNNNNNNNNNNNNNNNNNNNNNNNNNNNNNNNNNNNNNNNNNNNNNNNNNNNNNNNNNNNNNNNNNNNNNNNNNNNNNNNNNNNNNNNNNNNNNNNNNNNNNNNNNNNNNNNNNNNNNNNNNNNNNNNNNNNNNNNNNNNNNNNNNNNNNNNNNNNNNNNNNNNNNNNNNNNNNNNNNNNNNNNNNNNNNNNNNNNNNNNNNNNNNNNNNNNNNNNNNNNNNNNNNNNNNNNNNNNNNNNNNNNNNNNNNNNNNNNNNNNNNNNNNNNNNNNNNNNNNNNNNNNNNNNNNNNNNNNNNNNNNNNNNNNNNNNNNNNNNNNNNNNNNNNNNNNNNNNNNNNNNNNNNNNNNNNNNNNNNNNNNNNNNNNNNNNNNNNNNNNNNNNNNNNNNNNNNNNNNNNNNNNNNNNNNNNNNNNNNNNNNNNNNNNNNNNNNNNNNNNNNNNNNNNNNNNNNNNNNNNNNNNNNNNNNNNNNNNNNNNNNNNNNNNNNNNNNNNNNNNNNNNNNNNNNNNNNNNNNNNNNNNNNNNNNNNNNNNNNNNNNNNNNNNNNNNNNNNNNNNNNNNNNNNNNNNNNNNNNNNNNNNNNNNNNNNNNNNNNNNNNNNNNNNNNNNNNNNNNNNNNNNNNNNNNNNNNNNNNNNNNNNNNNNNNNNNNNNNNNNNNNNNNNNNNNNNNNNNNNNNNNNNNNNNNNNNNNNNNNNNNNNNNNNNNNNNNNNNNNNNNNNNNNNNNNNNNNNNNNNNNNNNNNNNNNNNNNNNNNNNNNNNNNNNNNNNNNNNNNNNNNNNNNNNNNNNNNNNNNNNNNNNNNNNNNNNNNNNNNNNNNNNNNNNNNNNNNNNNNNNNNNNNNNNNNNNNNNNNNNNNNNNNNNNNNNNNNNNNNNNNNNNNNNNNNNNNNNNNNNNNNNNNNNNNNNNNNNNNNNNNNNNNNNNNNNNNNNNNNNNNNNNNNNNNNNNNNNNNNNNNNNNNNNNNNNNNNNNNNNNNNNNNNNNNNNNNNNNNNNNNNNNNNNNNNNNNNNNNNNAAAGAGAAttataagagttttatttttctgatattaaaaGTTACTTAATAAAGACTTGTTTCCATTAACTTGAATGTATTCTCCTTGGTGTTTTTTCATATAACTGTTAGCATTTTATCTTAGACAAAGTAGTTACTTAAGAATGAAATTTTtgccgggcactggtggcgcatgcctttaatcccagcacttgggaggcagagacaggcagatttctgagttcaaggccagcctggtctacagagtgtacagagtgagttccaggacagccaggactatacagagaaaccctgtctccaaaaaaaacaaaaaaaaaaagaaaagaaaatttcttacCAAATATTTCTACTTTCTAACGTATGCTCTTGGTTGTAATGTAAGAGagagtgtgggggtgggtgggtgggtgtgctcACATGCTCCTGGTGTGCATGTGTTATTTCTAGTCTACCTCTTCTGTGACTGTctactttactttttgagacaggttctcttactgaacctagagctctTTGATTCTGGTAGATTGGCTctccagagagctccagggattCACCTGACTAGGTCTACCTCACTACACCCCCAAAACTGGCACTGCAGGTATGCACTGCTGCATTTCACAATAGGGTCTGCATTCTTGCATAACAGGCCCTTCACCAatggccatcttcccagccaggTTTTAAACTTTTCACTAAGACTGCCTTCTGAACCATGGTTTGACAAAAATATTACACCATTTGCAAAATTGATTTGATGTTGATTGGAGTAGTTTGTTGCCATTTGGATAAAAAGATAAAGGACATCTTTAAGATTGTTGTAAAGTAAGAAAGGCTCCAAGAACTCTTACTCATATTACCAGGAATTTCTACCCTAGTCTGGATAATCTGCAGTTTGAACATCATGAGTTCAAACTCATGGGCAGGAGGAGGCAAAACATTTCGCCTCCAAAGTTAGTTGAATTCTGAAGTTAGGCACTTCAAAATTCAAGATTTTATCAACAGAACCGCTATGCAGAGTATGTAGCAAAAGTGGGAAAGACTAGAACAATTGGTTTTAGAGAATAAACAGAGGCACGATGAACATACTAGGAGCTACGGTATTCCGGTGGACTTTCCTCCAGAGCTGGACACTGCTCCTGccacctgcctccccctcccttaaatttctatttttctcattcaAAAATATTAAGGGGTTAAGAGTAGTAAGTTCTATCTTTTCCGTGTCAGTTTATTTCTACAATTAAATGGTTGCCGTAATGTTATGGCTACTCTACACTTCAGACATTTCTGTTGGTTGGTCATTAAGTCACTAGGTAATGGAGCATTGAGAAGATACAGAACATTGGAAATCTAATGAGATCACATTggaatatctcttaatatcaaaatTCCTTGATATCAAGTGGAGGTcattaagcaaaagaaaatatctaaagtaatatttttaaatcccAAGGCCCCCATGACTTTGGATCTCCATGATGTCTCATGGGGTTATTTGTTACCTAAGGACAAAAGAATTACAGAATTACTTTTCCAGCTGCCTTTAGATGCCGCTAAAACTACAAATCTTTGATACCTGTCAAGTTCTTTAAACAATAGAGCTAAGAATGCTGCTAAGAGGTAGAGCATGGGCCTGAGATGTATGAGGACCTAGGTACAATTCTCAACATTctctaaaattttatatatgcataaaatatatcttCATACCTCCGTAGCCCTAGCATACTTTTTCATCTTCAAATCCATAATACATATGTCTACTGAGTActgttatgtgtgcatgtaagttAGGTTTGGAGCCACCCTCAGTCACACCATCTTAAAAGGTTGAATAAATCCTAAAGGGCAGCTTAGACTGATGGAAGTTCTGTTAAATTAGGAATGTTCTTACACAAACTAGAACTTACTTGCCTATATTCAAAAGAGAAATTTTGAATTTCCTTGTGTGATCCTGAGACGTCAAGAGAATAATTGCTTTAAACTGGGAATTAAATTGTAGGTATTCCCATTCTGAAGCACCAAGGATCATAACTTTGTGACATTTCCCAAGGTGAAAGTCATTGAGATTTTGACCTGATTTCTCACCACAATTTTAAGGAAATTACCAAGACAGAAGATATTTTGAGGTGTACTTGAGTCAGATAGGAACTGCTGAAGTATGATAGTTGCtgaatattgtaaataaatgcaatttaaaatataaaccatcTCAAAAGTTGAAAGAATACCCGATAATCTTACATTTCTTTCATCTTAACTGCAGAAACTTGCTTTGATGTTGTTTTATGTAATAGTCATAGTGCCAGGAAATGGCCCTTAAAGTTAGAAGATCTTGGCTCTACATAgcctagcccaggctagcttcaaattcagaatctcccctcctgagtcctgagaatACAAGTGTCCAGCTATCCTTTTTGTTTCATCCAGTCAAGGGAATGGACACATCATGGTAGGTGCTACCACCGAGCTGTGCCCCCAGCCTCTAAAGCTACTAACTTAAGGTAGCCTTTGCTACGTTAAGAACTTCTTCTATACCTagactagaagaaaacaaaagattggACTATGAATGAACCCTTGATCATGTTTGGGTTAAATGGCAGCTTAACGAGTATGATGCTTGGTGATGccacacattttttttacatCTCTAGTAGAAACGCTGAATGGAAACTCAGGAATATCTTACCTGGAAGCTACACGGATCTTTGCCAGGTTAGTTAGGGATGAAGGTCCTCCGAATTCTTATTTTGAGAGCTGCTGTCATTTGAATTTGAGAAAGCAATCTCCCAAAAACATGCTTTCCCTGGGCTGTTCTCAGTGGCTTTAAAACAATGAGAGAAGGTTTCATTCTCAAGATGAGAGACTTGCAGTGAGATCTCAGGTCCTGGTCATATCTTTCCTAAACAGGTCATTCCTAGCTCTTTTTGTAAGATTCATCTTGGTGTCAGAACTTATAATCAAGGGTGGCACAGAGTAGACAGGCCTTTCCTGATTTTGTTTCTCACCTTTTAAGCGATTTTAGTTCTTGCCCTTTGTATCACCTCTCTCCAAGGaactgggcttttaaaaccttCCTCAGGAGCGTCATCGACAGCCGTCCCTCTGCCACCGCTATTTGGACACACTTTGGTACAACCCTCCAAGAAAAAGATGGAACCACTTAGAcccatggttctcaacctccctcatgctgtgaccctttaatacagttcctcatgctgtggtgacctgaCCCCAACCACaaagctatttttgttgttacttcatacctgcaattttgctactgatgTGAATCATAACATTAATATCTGTGGTATGCAGGACCTGTGATATCCAaaggggttgagaaccactgactttgACTATGTCTCTGTCATTCAGAGATTTTTAATTTGAAGTTGAACAGCAAAGGGGATTGTACCGCCTTTTGGAGTTCATCTGAGTTTTTAGCATTTCCCATCCTTAGCAGGTCCTGATAATCGAGAGCCTAGGTTGCTTCTGAGTAGGCCTACAGCTCTCCCAAGACACGGTGATATGATAGAATTCCATTTACTTCAAGCCTTGTAATTCAGGGGTTCGTTTTGGTTTTTCCTGCCTGCCTTAAAGAGGCTCTCTACTCTCTTATCTTGCTGACTTTGTACTTTGAGTCTTGTCTTCTCCATctatgaagaaatagaaaacctCTACAGACTGAAGCTCAAAAGAATCGTAGAGCTGCTGAGAAGTAATTTGCTCCCCTACCTAGCTAGCCTCCTGGTAAAGTCCAGCGTGACTGAAGTGTCCCTAACAAGCAATGTAGAGTCAGAGCGAAAGCCTTGAGTTGGGAGCTACCTCTAGCCCTATGGCCACGGTAATACAGAGTGAACCTCCTGTGcataatctatttttaatcaaCTGTGGTCCTCAGAGTGTAGGCACTGTTATCTCCATTTTGCAAAGACTAAAGCTGAGTGTTAAGAATTTAATTGGCTTGAGGTAAAAATTTAAatccataaaaattaaaatccctCAAGTGTAAGTGCATTTTCAAAAGATTCCGTTGAAAAATGTCTCCTTTATTGCtaaactaaatatttttcatttaattcttatttttttaattcctggAAATATCAATCAAAAGATTAACAACATACTTCAATAAGATAGGGTTAATTTGTATTCTCAAGATAATTAATGACCATGAAGGGTTTGGCCTATATTAAGGGACCGAGTCTCATTTCAGTATTGGTTTATAAACTCACTAGTTATTAAAGTGAAATGTCAGAATCAACCAAAATTTTGATggaattgggatttttttttcctttgacttaAAAGTATAAAGGAGCAAATAAATTGTGGCCTAGCCAGATAACTTTGTTGTCTTTTTCCAGAACTGTGCaaacttctgcttcagttttggAGGCTTTAATATGTCGTTTGCCTCATCCTAGAGAGGAATTGACGTATGAGGAGTGAGGCTCACAGTTTACTGCTGTGCAATGCTTCCAGTTCTCTCCACCCGCACACTTCAGTCCCATGGTTAAGAGTGgtggctgtccttccagaggctctgggttcacttcccagcagtcatgtggtggctcacagcctctTATAATTCAGCTTCCAGAggattccttcttctggcctccaggagcaccaggcacacaacaTGTACGGAGTGTACACCCATACACGAAGTCTTGTTCTAAAAATACCTGGGATGATATAGTGCCAGAGGTCGCTGTCACTTAGCTCTGTGATGAAACTGCTAAGGCAGAATGTCATTGGCAAATGGCACGGGGCAAGGGGGAGTCCAGCTCAGCTCATTGGTGGACAGAGGTGGACAGGAAGGGGCTGCAGGAAGGACAAGGACGGTGCCTTCGAAGCGCTggcttcttccctccctgcctgcttGTAACACACCATTCCGCTCATCCATGTCTTTATCCCTTGGTATGATTAGTGACTTTGTGTCCAATCCCCTTCTCCGTGGTATAAGTAGCTGGAAACCAAGCCTTTGACGCATCATCCTCCAGGAACATTTTATGCCCAAACTAGAGCAACATCTTGCCAAAAAGCTACTTAACTCCATCCACTGATGGGTCTGTCTTAATTAAGTCTAATATCTTTAATGTTCCCTTGAATTCCTGCTGATTACCCAGAAAAGCCTCGAAAAGCCTCGGGTGGTTCCTGaatgctgttgctgctgctgctgctgctatgccgccccccacccccacccccacccccgccagatCCCAaggctgtctgtctctgcttcctccttttcTGGTCAAGGCCCGAATCCTCTCCTTAGGTCCAGGTTTCGGCTTTAGCTTTACTGCTGTTTGGGGCTGGATCCTCTGTTGGGGTACAGGTGAGCAGGGTCTCTCTCATACGGTGTAGGGGCTTGCCCAGTATCCCCTGCCTTCGGCCCGCTTAATGTCGGTAGTACATAGACACTGTTGACTTCTGACATTGCTAGCTATACCCTAAGGGATAAATTTGCCCCTTCCCAATAACCATTGCTTGAACCAAATAGGAAATGGAGACTTTCCCTTGCCTGTTGCCCTGAACAAGTCCTAGGTACTAGAGCaaggggcggggggtgggggatgggggggtgtCTCAATGAGCAAAAATATCTGCCACTCTTTACGTATTTGAATTGAGCATGCCACTAAATGGTGGCACTTCATCAGTATACAGGCACACTTCATCAGACTCTGGAAGGGATGTAATATCCTCTGacagaagagaagacaaaatagTGAGATTTCCCGCTGTACCTGTATGATTCTGACGTGTGTGGCCTTCCCAGGGCTCCACACTGCTTCCTGCCCCGGGTATTTTGCCTTCTTGACAGTGTAAACCTGAGGTCCACTTTGCAGTCTGTCTCTTTCACATCCCAGATGCGTGCTGCTGGGATGCCTACCTGGTCATGGTGCCCTGAGGACGTGTGCCTTAGAGCCACCAAGCACTGTGTAGAACAGATTCTATCCTGGCAGCATCAGGTTCCCCCTAATCTGTCTGGTGAGAAAGGCGATCCATTGCTTACTGAGCAAACAAGAATTAGGCACACCACTAAATGCTTTGTATATGATTCTATGTCCCCAGGCATCTACTTTCCTTACATCCCAAGATTTCATTAGAAACTTGGGGCACCCTGTGCTTTTCTAGGAAGTCTCCTTTTTCTCTGGCTTTCGCTTTGGTCTTTTTCAAAGTAAGGGATAAAGGTCTTCAGGGCTGCCACCTTTGATCTCAGTATGTTCTAGGAGTGTTATCCCTTGGGGCTTTGAGATTCCTCTCAGCCAAGTCCTTCcttgtgtgacttttttttctgacATCCTTCGTTTGCTCCCCATTGTCAAATGATGAAAAGAGACCCTCTAAATGTGAGTCTTTGTGTTCTCTCGCAGATGTGTATTCAGTTTGGGGACAGTACCAAGACCTTTTATTTGTACCTTCCCCAGGGGAGTTGTCTCTATCACCCAGATCTCGAGGAACTTTCCTTCTCTTATCTAGAAAGGCTCAAACCCCCTTCTCTTATCTAGAAAGGCTCAAACCCCCTTCTCTTATCAAGAAAGGCT
This genomic interval carries:
- the Mex3c gene encoding RNA-binding E3 ubiquitin-protein ligase MEX3C encodes the protein MPSGSSAALALAAAPAPLPQPPPLPPPAGGPELEGDGLLLRERLAALGLDDPSPAEPGAPALRTAAAAAQCQARRAAGLAPEEPAPPGRLATSEPAELEVDEEEEGEEAELDGELLEEEELEEAEEEDRPSLLLLSPPAATASQTQPIPGGPLGSVLLPAAGFDAREAAAAAAAGVLYGGDDAQGMMAAMLSHAYGPGGGGGAAAAAALNGEQAALLRRKSVNTTECVPVPSSEHVAEIVGRQGCKIKALRAKTNTYIKTPVRGEEPIFVVTGRKEDVAMAKREILSAAEHFSMIRASRNKNGPALGGLSCSPNLPGQTTVQVRVPYRVVGLVVGPKGATIKRIQQQTHTYIVTPSRDKEPVFEVTGMPENVDRAREEIEMHIAMRTGNYIELNEENDFHYNGTDVSFEGGTLGSAWLSSNPVPPSRARMMSNYRNDSSSSLGSGSTDSYFGSNRLADFSPTSPFSTGNFWFGDTLPSVGSEDVAVDSPAFDSLPTSAQTIWTPFE